One Tachysurus vachellii isolate PV-2020 chromosome 18, HZAU_Pvac_v1, whole genome shotgun sequence DNA segment encodes these proteins:
- the LOC132860798 gene encoding aerolysin-like protein has translation MSYLADVVEVGGQGGDAFDVEKDPGLGGLEKNSMSYLAPVVEVGGQGGEPFDFNGTKDGSMLKKVQVWEGDYKIKAMKLWLTDDRSEQFGVPAGILKEFTFEDGEHFTSLSLWANKDVTRLGAIKFKTSHSREFYASLTKGPVNIQVPVDVASGICMGIKGRSGSDIDRFGFIFINPVQSVELTNVLYPTISDVIPKVAVEEIKSMSYQNNTSVTQEYPIEASTKVTQKSSWSVMGKLEITFRLEVNAGIPQLVEGKSGYQLNNAVEGTYPSKYRAEKMEFFLFPVKVPAFLTVDVDITLSRATVDLPFTGIIKITCYTGGVLEFKTSGTYKSVAYSDGKVAVNQLCIQGAA, from the coding sequence gcTCGAGAAGAACAGCATGTCATACCTGGCACCTGTTGTTGAAGTTGGCGGTCAGGGAGGAGAACCCTTCGATTTTAATGGCACTAAAGATGGAAGCATGCTGAAAAAGGTCCAGGTTTGGGAAGGTGACTACAAGATAAAAGCCATGAAATTGTGGCTTACTGATGACCGGTCCGAGCAGTTTGGTGTTCCTGCTGGGATTCTGAAAGAGTTTACATTTGAAGATGGAGAGCATTTCACCTCCCTTTCACTTTGGGCAAATAAAGATGTTACACGTCTAGGTGCAATCAAATTTAAGACAAGTCACTCCCGAGAGTTCTATGCAAGCTTGACAAAAGGTCCTGTAAATATTCAAGTTCCAGTTGATGTTGCTTCTGGGATCTGCATGGGAATCAAAGGACGTTCAGGGTCTGATATTGATCGCTTTGGCTTCATATTCATCAACCCCGTCCAGTCTGTTGAGCTTACCAATGTTCTGTATCCCACCATTTCTGATGTGATACCCAAAGTGGCTGTTGAAGAAATCAAATCCATGTCCTACCAGAACAACACTTCTGTAACTCAAGAATATCCAATTGAGGCCTCCACAAAAGTCACCCAAAAATCCTCCTGGTCTGTTATGGGCAAACTGGAAATCACATTCAGGCTGGAAGTAAATGCAGGAATTCCACAGCTTGTGGAGGGGAAATCAGGCTATCAATTAAATAATGCAGTTGAGGGTACATATCCTTCAAAGTACAGGGCAGAGAAAATGGAGTTCTTCTTATTTCCTGTTAAAGTTCCTGCATTTTTAACTGTGGATGTGGACATCACACTTTCCCGGGCTACAGTTGATCTCCCATTCACTGGCATCATCAAGATTACCTGCTATACTGGTGGTGTGCTGGAGTTTAAAACCAGTGGAACCTACAAGAGTGTCGCTTACTCTGATGGAAAAGTGGCTGTGAATCAATTATGCATACAGGGTGCAGCCTAA